In the genome of Pseudoglutamicibacter cumminsii, one region contains:
- the thiL gene encoding thiamine-phosphate kinase, whose translation MGTVSGMGERAIIASINQAFGSGAASQAALSHSGSGGADGLAQVLSRVVVANGDDAAVVAANAPMVFTMDTSVEGQDFMLTWPSGAKTDARMLGFKCAAQNLSDINAMGARTRYLLVSLSFPGDIEETWPAEFAAGLRQACDELGARGVELIGGDVSAAESIGVSITAIGELDVDANPLVRSAAQPGDDVYVAGRVPGTSGSALNELLSPRADAHSASETELQRALAAHFMPAPPLAVGPLLAAREHRIASIDTSDGLVRDATRIAQASGVALVLDEAAINSFAARLAESWRLSEQEARHNVLYGGEDFNLLFTLPAEAETPSVDGVAIRRIGTVEQLSQPEATSGEEAGAYIAGRRLDETLGFDHYSSA comes from the coding sequence ATGGGAACCGTGAGCGGGATGGGCGAGCGCGCGATCATCGCTTCCATCAATCAGGCATTCGGTTCTGGGGCGGCATCGCAGGCCGCGCTTTCCCATTCGGGTTCAGGTGGCGCTGACGGGCTCGCGCAGGTCCTGAGTCGAGTGGTTGTAGCCAATGGCGACGACGCGGCTGTGGTTGCCGCGAATGCTCCCATGGTTTTCACGATGGACACCTCCGTCGAAGGTCAGGATTTCATGCTGACATGGCCGAGCGGCGCCAAAACCGATGCGCGGATGCTCGGATTCAAATGTGCCGCCCAGAATCTTTCCGACATCAACGCGATGGGGGCCCGCACCCGTTATCTCCTGGTGTCGTTGTCGTTCCCTGGCGATATCGAGGAGACATGGCCAGCCGAGTTCGCGGCTGGGCTGCGGCAAGCGTGCGATGAGCTCGGTGCTCGAGGTGTTGAGCTCATCGGAGGGGATGTTTCGGCTGCGGAATCGATTGGAGTGTCAATCACTGCGATCGGCGAACTAGACGTTGATGCCAACCCGCTCGTGCGCAGCGCGGCGCAGCCCGGGGACGATGTGTATGTGGCTGGTCGCGTCCCGGGAACTTCAGGATCTGCTCTCAATGAGCTTTTGTCGCCGCGCGCAGACGCGCACAGTGCCTCTGAAACTGAGCTGCAACGAGCGCTTGCCGCTCACTTCATGCCAGCTCCGCCGCTAGCCGTCGGTCCGTTGTTAGCAGCACGCGAGCACCGCATCGCAAGCATTGACACATCTGACGGGCTCGTGCGTGATGCCACGCGCATCGCACAAGCCAGCGGGGTTGCGCTTGTGCTCGATGAAGCGGCCATCAACAGTTTCGCCGCTAGGCTCGCTGAATCTTGGAGGCTATCCGAGCAAGAAGCGCGGCACAACGTTTTGTACGGGGGAGAGGACTTCAATCTGCTGTTCACGCTTCCGGCCGAAGCTGAGACCCCATCGGTTGACGGGGTAGCGATCCGCCGCATCGGCACAGTTGAACAGTTAAGCCAGCCAGAGGCGACATCTGGTGAGGAAGCTGGCGCCTACATCGCTGGCCGCCGCCTCGACGAAACCCTTGGCTTCGACCACTACAGCAGTGCGTGA
- the gltX gene encoding glutamate--tRNA ligase yields the protein MSFTASLPTVSDSTPVRVRFCPSPTGTPHVGMVRTALFNWAYARHTGGTMIFRIEDTDAARDSEESFNQVIDAMEWLGIDWDEGIRVGGPQEPYRQSQRMDIYADILQKLIDGGYVYEDFSTPEEVKERRKAAGQDVQLGYDNYDRDLTEEQKQAFRDEGRKPVFRLRMPDEDITFDDLIRGEITFPAGSVPDFVVARSNGAPLYTLVNPVDDALMGVTHVLRGEDILSSTPRQIALYRALIELGIAQYLPRFGHMPYVMGQGNKKLSKRDPESSLFNLRDAGFIKEGLVNYLALLGWAISGDEDIFTMDEMVKAFDIKDVQPNPARFDVKKAEAINGTHVRRLSPEIFVERLVPYLRDAELVSDPLTDDERRILEAAAPLVQERMQLLGEAPKMLDFLFKADAEITMDEDALKRMPENLGEVIDAAADALEKVSDFTVENIEQALRESLIEGLELKPRFAFGPVRTAISGHRVSPPLFESLEILGKESTLARLRAFRENHVE from the coding sequence ATGAGCTTTACTGCGTCGCTTCCTACGGTTTCTGATTCAACTCCTGTACGTGTGCGTTTCTGCCCGTCGCCGACAGGTACTCCGCACGTTGGCATGGTCCGCACGGCCCTGTTCAACTGGGCCTACGCGCGCCACACGGGCGGCACCATGATTTTCCGCATCGAAGATACCGACGCGGCACGCGACTCCGAAGAGTCGTTCAACCAGGTCATCGACGCCATGGAGTGGCTCGGTATTGACTGGGACGAAGGCATCCGCGTGGGTGGCCCACAGGAGCCGTACCGCCAGTCGCAACGCATGGACATCTACGCCGATATCCTGCAGAAACTGATTGACGGCGGGTACGTGTACGAGGACTTCTCGACTCCCGAGGAAGTCAAGGAACGCCGCAAGGCCGCTGGCCAGGACGTTCAGCTTGGCTATGACAACTACGACCGCGACCTGACCGAGGAACAGAAGCAGGCGTTCCGCGACGAAGGTCGCAAGCCGGTTTTCCGTTTGCGGATGCCGGACGAGGACATCACATTCGATGACCTGATCCGCGGCGAGATCACGTTCCCTGCGGGATCTGTTCCGGACTTCGTCGTGGCACGTTCGAACGGTGCCCCGCTCTACACGCTCGTGAACCCGGTTGATGACGCACTGATGGGCGTGACGCACGTTCTGCGTGGTGAAGACATCTTGTCCTCGACCCCGCGCCAGATTGCACTGTACCGCGCGCTGATCGAACTGGGTATCGCACAGTACCTGCCGCGTTTCGGCCACATGCCGTACGTTATGGGGCAGGGGAACAAGAAGCTGTCGAAGCGCGACCCGGAATCCTCGCTGTTCAACCTGCGTGATGCGGGCTTCATCAAGGAAGGTCTCGTCAACTACCTCGCGCTGCTCGGTTGGGCGATCTCGGGTGACGAGGACATCTTCACGATGGACGAGATGGTCAAGGCTTTCGATATCAAGGATGTTCAGCCGAACCCGGCTCGCTTTGACGTCAAGAAGGCTGAAGCGATCAACGGTACGCACGTTCGCCGTTTGAGCCCTGAAATCTTCGTTGAGCGTCTGGTCCCGTACCTGCGCGACGCTGAGCTTGTCTCGGATCCGTTGACTGACGATGAGCGTCGTATCCTCGAGGCGGCTGCTCCGCTGGTTCAGGAGCGCATGCAGCTGCTGGGTGAAGCACCGAAGATGCTGGACTTCCTGTTCAAGGCTGATGCTGAAATCACGATGGACGAGGATGCTCTCAAGCGCATGCCGGAAAACCTCGGTGAAGTGATTGATGCGGCAGCGGATGCGCTCGAGAAGGTTTCAGACTTTACGGTAGAGAACATCGAGCAGGCTTTGCGTGAGAGCCTCATTGAAGGCCTCGAGCTCAAGCCACGTTTTGCGTTCGGTCCGGTGCGCACCGCGATTTCGGGTCACCGTGTATCGCCGCCGTTGTTCGAGTCGCTCGAGATTCTTGGCAAGGAATCCACGCTGGCGCGCTTGCGGGCGTTCCGCGAGAATCACGTCGAGTAG
- a CDS encoding fumarylacetoacetate hydrolase family protein encodes MRIARCVTDNDPFYGLVEDQKVIELAGDPFFHGVQPTQTVHDLDDVRLVAPIIPRSKIVGFGKNYAEHAREMGGEAPARPLMFLMPNTAVLGPGEPIRFPDFSDEISYEGELAVVIGRICKDVPAESAHDVVFGYTVANDLTARDAQRNDGQWSRAKGFDGSVPLGPWIETELDPDALAITTTVDGETVQDGNTRDMLTQVAELIAQASEAFTLLPGDVLLTGTPAGVGLLREGQTVEVTIEGIGTLSNRVM; translated from the coding sequence ATGCGAATTGCCCGTTGTGTCACTGATAACGATCCGTTCTACGGCCTGGTAGAAGACCAGAAGGTCATCGAACTAGCTGGCGACCCTTTCTTCCATGGTGTTCAGCCGACCCAGACTGTTCATGACCTGGACGATGTGCGCTTGGTTGCGCCGATCATCCCGCGTTCCAAGATCGTGGGTTTCGGCAAGAACTATGCAGAGCATGCCCGCGAGATGGGTGGGGAAGCGCCCGCGCGTCCGCTCATGTTCTTGATGCCAAACACCGCAGTTCTGGGGCCGGGGGAGCCGATCCGCTTCCCGGATTTCTCTGACGAGATTTCCTACGAAGGAGAGCTGGCCGTGGTGATCGGCCGGATCTGCAAGGACGTCCCGGCGGAGAGCGCCCACGATGTCGTGTTTGGTTACACAGTCGCCAACGACCTCACTGCGCGGGATGCGCAGCGCAACGACGGCCAGTGGTCGCGCGCCAAGGGCTTCGATGGTTCGGTTCCGTTGGGTCCGTGGATCGAGACCGAACTGGACCCGGATGCGCTGGCGATCACCACGACCGTGGATGGCGAGACCGTCCAAGACGGCAACACTCGGGACATGCTGACACAGGTCGCCGAGCTGATCGCTCAAGCATCCGAGGCCTTCACCCTGCTTCCAGGCGATGTTCTGCTGACCGGAACCCCGGCCGGCGTCGGTCTTTTGCGTGAGGGTCAGACTGTCGAAGTCACGATCGAAGGCATCGGAACTCTTTCGAATCGCGTGATGTAG
- a CDS encoding branched-chain amino acid aminotransferase, with protein MEFTRTLTTNPTSDEERNKILQDPGFGTFYTDHQVIIDWDIDKGWHDARVVPYGPVTLDPAAAVLHYGQEIFEGLKAYRHKDGGAYTFRPEENGRRLNRSAVRLGMPELPVDVFLQAIKELVSADEAWIPDGDGESLYLRPFMIATEAFLGVRPSHRYEFRVIASPAGNYFGGELKPVQIWLSETYARAGHGGTGEAKCGGNYAASLIAQLEAEANGCQQVIFTDPTNDHAVQELGGMNVFFVIDGGKTLVTPALDGTILHGVTRSSVLELAQEKGLAVEQRTFTLDEWKRRVEDGSLDEVFACGTAAVVTPISELRGRETTLTMPEVKQDGVWASIRHDLLGVQIGAVEDAHGWLHKLA; from the coding sequence GTGGAGTTCACCCGCACGCTCACAACCAACCCAACCTCTGATGAGGAACGCAACAAGATCCTGCAGGACCCGGGCTTCGGCACGTTCTACACGGATCACCAGGTCATTATCGACTGGGATATTGACAAGGGTTGGCACGATGCGCGCGTGGTTCCGTACGGTCCCGTGACACTGGATCCTGCCGCGGCAGTATTGCATTACGGCCAGGAGATCTTTGAGGGTCTCAAGGCCTACCGCCACAAGGACGGCGGGGCCTACACCTTCCGTCCGGAAGAGAATGGTCGCCGGTTGAACCGCTCCGCGGTGCGTTTGGGCATGCCTGAGCTTCCGGTGGATGTTTTCTTGCAGGCCATTAAGGAACTCGTGAGCGCCGATGAGGCCTGGATCCCGGACGGCGACGGCGAATCGCTGTACTTGCGTCCTTTCATGATCGCGACTGAAGCGTTCCTGGGCGTGCGGCCATCGCATCGTTATGAGTTCCGCGTGATCGCGTCGCCTGCCGGTAACTACTTTGGTGGCGAGCTCAAGCCGGTCCAGATTTGGCTTTCGGAGACCTACGCCCGCGCAGGCCACGGCGGCACGGGTGAGGCGAAGTGCGGCGGTAACTACGCGGCCTCGCTCATCGCTCAGCTCGAAGCCGAGGCGAACGGCTGCCAGCAGGTCATCTTCACCGACCCAACCAACGATCACGCTGTTCAGGAACTCGGCGGCATGAACGTATTCTTTGTGATCGATGGAGGCAAGACGCTCGTGACCCCGGCGCTCGACGGCACCATCCTGCACGGCGTGACGCGTTCCTCGGTTCTTGAGCTGGCCCAAGAGAAGGGCTTGGCCGTCGAGCAGCGCACCTTCACTCTGGACGAGTGGAAGCGTCGCGTTGAGGACGGCTCGCTCGATGAGGTTTTCGCGTGCGGTACCGCTGCGGTCGTCACGCCTATTTCCGAGCTGCGCGGTCGCGAAACCACCCTCACGATGCCTGAGGTCAAGCAGGACGGCGTGTGGGCTTCGATTCGCCACGACCTGCTGGGTGTTCAGATCGGCGCGGTCGAAGACGCGCACGGCTGGCTGCACAAGCTCGCATAG
- a CDS encoding 3-isopropylmalate dehydrogenase, whose product MTRTLDLAVIPGDGIGPEVVSQALRVIMASLENTDVEVATTEYNIGAEHWLATGETLTEETMENLRQHEAILFGAVGAAPDDDRIPSGILEREILLKLRFSFDHAVNLRPSRLFPGSVSPLSEPGEIDFIVVREGTEGLYAGNGGQFKAGTEHEVATEVSINTAHGVRRVVRDAFERANARRKKLTLVHKHNVLVNAGKLWNRIVNEEAANYPEVTVDYLHVDAATIFMVTDPSRFDVIVTDNLFGDILTDLAGAVTGGIGLASSGNINVDGTAPSMFEPVHGSAPDIAGQNIADPTAAILSGALLLRHVGLDEQAEAIEAAVERDLAALVDTPAPAKRSTTEIGDAIIAQLSA is encoded by the coding sequence ATGACGCGGACACTTGATTTGGCAGTAATCCCAGGCGACGGCATCGGACCAGAAGTGGTGAGCCAAGCCCTGAGGGTCATTATGGCATCCCTGGAAAACACCGATGTTGAGGTTGCAACCACCGAATACAACATCGGTGCAGAACACTGGCTTGCAACCGGGGAAACCCTCACCGAAGAAACCATGGAGAACCTCCGCCAGCACGAAGCGATCCTCTTCGGCGCAGTCGGTGCCGCCCCGGATGATGACCGGATCCCTTCCGGAATCCTCGAACGCGAAATCCTGCTCAAGCTGCGTTTCTCCTTCGACCACGCCGTCAACCTTCGCCCATCGCGGCTCTTCCCAGGCTCGGTCAGCCCGCTGAGCGAACCTGGCGAGATCGACTTCATCGTGGTCCGCGAAGGCACCGAAGGCCTGTACGCAGGCAACGGCGGACAGTTCAAAGCTGGAACGGAGCACGAAGTCGCAACTGAGGTTTCGATCAACACCGCCCACGGTGTGCGCCGCGTAGTCCGCGACGCTTTCGAACGAGCCAACGCGCGCCGCAAGAAACTGACACTGGTCCACAAGCACAACGTCCTGGTCAACGCCGGAAAGCTGTGGAACCGCATCGTGAACGAAGAAGCCGCCAACTATCCCGAGGTCACCGTCGACTACCTCCACGTCGACGCAGCGACCATCTTCATGGTCACCGACCCGTCCCGCTTCGATGTCATCGTGACCGACAACCTCTTCGGTGACATCCTCACCGACCTCGCTGGCGCCGTCACCGGCGGCATCGGCCTCGCATCCTCCGGCAACATCAACGTAGACGGAACCGCACCATCGATGTTTGAGCCAGTCCACGGCTCCGCACCGGATATCGCCGGCCAGAACATCGCAGACCCCACCGCCGCGATCCTCTCCGGCGCCCTGTTGTTGCGCCACGTGGGCCTCGACGAACAAGCCGAAGCGATCGAAGCCGCTGTTGAACGCGACCTCGCCGCGCTGGTTGACACGCCAGCTCCAGCAAAGCGGAGCACCACCGAAATCGGTGACGCGATCATCGCCCAGCTCAGCGCTTAG
- a CDS encoding sensor histidine kinase, producing the protein MSRTLHTDPPASRINPIGRTETWVRTHPTTIDMIQAAGIGLVFLIALLSTVRVSMNPWPFVPYPIRYIGMVAVGVALSVSWAIRRYNPAASLLTAIAACLVQVAVVGDSSIAIILVPGIIYSSAAHGRRWVSNTALIAGLAGSILAVMYFTPRSYGWSAPEQVVVLIGHWLIVTVAWLFGRLSFERRARVDSERVRMQRLIDQQVREREFAAEDERRRIAREMHDVVAHSLSVIITQADGGRYAAAQRPEVAREVLETIANTGREALAEMRSLLGVLRDEGDEARRSPAPGFDRLDELAYTASANGIETSIEWKFTPAGTLPSGAELAVYRIVQEALTNVRKHAVAPTRTDVVLTWTAKGLAVTVTNDARDGVASASVSGGAAGSAGVPGGGRGQVGIRERAEIYGGSASFSVLPGGYQVYVFIPYASDVLAGA; encoded by the coding sequence ATGTCCCGCACGCTCCACACCGACCCGCCAGCGTCCCGTATCAACCCCATCGGGCGCACCGAAACGTGGGTCCGCACCCATCCCACGACGATCGACATGATCCAGGCCGCCGGCATCGGCCTGGTCTTCTTGATTGCGTTGCTATCCACTGTCCGCGTGTCGATGAATCCGTGGCCTTTCGTCCCCTACCCGATCCGTTACATCGGGATGGTCGCGGTGGGCGTCGCGCTGAGCGTCTCGTGGGCCATCCGCCGTTACAACCCAGCTGCTTCACTCCTGACCGCAATCGCGGCGTGCCTCGTGCAAGTGGCGGTCGTCGGCGATTCTTCGATCGCGATCATCCTCGTGCCGGGCATCATCTACTCGTCGGCGGCGCACGGGCGTCGCTGGGTTTCCAACACAGCCCTGATCGCGGGACTCGCGGGGTCGATTCTGGCGGTCATGTATTTCACCCCGCGGTCTTACGGTTGGTCTGCACCTGAGCAGGTCGTCGTGCTGATTGGGCACTGGCTCATCGTCACGGTCGCGTGGCTTTTCGGGCGGTTGTCCTTCGAACGGCGAGCGCGCGTGGATTCTGAGCGGGTCAGGATGCAGCGGCTCATTGACCAGCAGGTGCGTGAGCGTGAGTTCGCGGCTGAGGATGAGCGGCGCCGGATTGCTCGTGAGATGCACGATGTGGTGGCTCATTCGCTCTCGGTCATCATTACGCAGGCGGATGGCGGCAGGTATGCGGCGGCTCAGCGGCCGGAGGTCGCGCGTGAGGTTTTAGAGACGATCGCGAACACGGGCCGTGAGGCGTTGGCGGAGATGCGTTCGTTGCTGGGTGTTTTGCGGGATGAGGGTGATGAGGCGCGCCGCTCCCCTGCTCCTGGTTTTGATCGTTTGGATGAGCTTGCGTACACGGCGAGCGCGAACGGCATCGAGACGTCGATCGAGTGGAAGTTTACGCCCGCGGGTACGCTGCCGTCAGGAGCTGAGTTGGCGGTGTATCGGATTGTCCAGGAAGCCTTGACGAATGTACGCAAGCACGCGGTTGCGCCTACTCGCACGGATGTTGTGTTGACGTGGACGGCCAAAGGGCTTGCGGTGACGGTGACCAACGATGCGCGGGACGGCGTCGCTTCGGCGTCTGTGTCGGGTGGCGCAGCAGGATCAGCTGGCGTCCCTGGGGGCGGTCGCGGCCAGGTTGGCATCCGCGAGCGTGCTGAAATATATGGAGGCAGTGCAAGTTTCTCGGTTCTGCCGGGTGGCTATCAGGTGTATGTGTTTATTCCGTATGCGTCTGATGTTTTGGCTGGCGCGTGA
- a CDS encoding response regulator: MEDSVEQIRVALVDDQQLVRSGFRMLIDSQPDLCVVAEASDGLEACQDFSNGGAMVDADVVLMDIRMPRMDGIAATTRLLEESARRGVDAPRVLILTTFDLDEYVLDAISAGAAGFLLKDAPPEDLLDAIRTVFHGGAVVAPSSTKRLLDHMAPMLRAQAQQDGSSAHDVVELLTARELEVFRLMAQGYSNTEIADQLTLSEATVKTHVSRVLSKLEVRDRVQAVVLAYRTGVVQP, from the coding sequence GTGGAGGATTCAGTGGAGCAGATTAGGGTTGCGCTGGTCGACGATCAGCAGTTGGTACGTTCTGGTTTTCGTATGCTGATCGATTCGCAGCCTGATCTGTGTGTGGTTGCGGAAGCCTCAGATGGGCTTGAGGCGTGTCAGGATTTTTCTAATGGTGGCGCTATGGTCGATGCGGATGTTGTCTTGATGGATATCCGTATGCCACGCATGGATGGGATTGCGGCAACAACGCGGCTACTCGAGGAGTCTGCTCGCCGCGGCGTGGATGCGCCTCGTGTTTTGATCCTGACGACCTTCGATCTAGATGAGTACGTTCTTGACGCGATTTCGGCAGGGGCTGCTGGCTTTTTGCTCAAGGATGCTCCACCGGAGGATCTGTTGGATGCGATCCGTACGGTGTTCCACGGTGGCGCTGTGGTTGCGCCGAGTTCGACTAAGCGGTTGCTGGACCACATGGCGCCAATGTTGCGAGCTCAGGCACAGCAGGATGGGTCTTCGGCCCACGACGTGGTTGAGCTTTTGACAGCGCGTGAGCTCGAGGTTTTCCGTCTCATGGCTCAGGGCTACTCCAACACAGAGATCGCGGATCAACTCACGCTGTCCGAAGCAACGGTGAAAACCCATGTGAGCCGCGTACTGTCCAAGCTCGAGGTTCGTGACCGCGTTCAGGCCGTCGTTCTTGCGTATCGCACGGGTGTGGTCCAGCCTTAG
- a CDS encoding ABC transporter ATP-binding protein encodes MTTQPPSPEVQPASNAATAQPAVAAWNLTKVFGQGSTQVTALNNITVGFAPGKFTAIMGPSGSGKSTLMHMLATLDRPTSGALALGPTRVDTLSEDEQTRLRRERVGFVFQAFNLVPTLTAEQNIVLPLELANKKPDMAWFNELVDRLGLRERLNHKPHELSGGQQQRVAVARALLSRPDVIFGDEPTGNLDSESGSQVLNLLQRAAHEYGQTVIMVTHDPQAAAYADRVLLLSDGVIAGEINNPTAQGVAEALAQLGAK; translated from the coding sequence ATGACTACACAACCTCCATCCCCTGAAGTACAGCCTGCATCGAACGCTGCTACCGCTCAACCGGCGGTTGCGGCGTGGAACCTGACCAAAGTATTTGGGCAGGGTTCGACGCAGGTTACGGCACTCAACAACATCACGGTGGGTTTCGCGCCCGGCAAGTTCACGGCGATCATGGGGCCTTCGGGTTCCGGTAAGTCGACGCTGATGCACATGCTCGCTACGTTGGACCGCCCGACGAGCGGCGCGCTGGCCTTGGGCCCTACCCGCGTGGATACGTTGAGCGAAGACGAGCAGACCCGCTTGCGCCGCGAGCGTGTGGGTTTCGTGTTCCAGGCGTTCAACCTGGTTCCTACACTGACCGCCGAGCAGAACATCGTGCTTCCGCTCGAGCTGGCCAACAAGAAGCCGGACATGGCGTGGTTCAACGAGCTCGTGGACCGCTTGGGTCTGCGTGAGCGTCTCAACCACAAGCCGCACGAGCTTTCGGGTGGTCAGCAGCAGCGCGTGGCCGTCGCGCGTGCCCTGTTGTCCCGCCCCGACGTGATTTTCGGTGACGAGCCAACCGGTAACTTGGATTCTGAATCCGGTAGCCAGGTGCTCAACCTGTTGCAACGGGCCGCGCACGAATACGGCCAGACCGTCATCATGGTGACGCACGACCCGCAGGCGGCCGCTTACGCTGACCGCGTGCTGTTGCTTTCGGACGGCGTGATCGCCGGCGAGATCAACAACCCGACCGCTCAGGGCGTAGCAGAAGCATTGGCTCAGTTGGGAGCCAAGTAA